The Medicago truncatula cultivar Jemalong A17 chromosome 4, MtrunA17r5.0-ANR, whole genome shotgun sequence genome includes a region encoding these proteins:
- the LOC112421339 gene encoding uncharacterized protein yields the protein MSKSNQVNKSNDGGPIPNFSIGLTQLEQEQASDEDKGKKKGKKMEKRVKKTKELEPLPSFSIGLTQMEEEGRNEEAKSSDVENEENAKQRLRHKMSIPKVYDLMNSVNGKQRKDEIINVLNESGFGGMVHICNWNRVHTFFVDWMVKNFDKENMWIALSKTEVLPLKEEDVHRVYELPMVGKQINLDLCSVEAIKRLRIELGLNGNYSASVRVTNLERILKTQENPKAWVKGAICFIIHKIRCMEY from the exons ATGTCGAAATCAAATCAG GTTAACAAATCTAACGACGGGGGGCCAATTCCAAACTTCAGTATTGGACTTACGCAATTAGAGCAGGAGCAAGCATCTGATgaagataaaggaaaaaaaaagggtaaaaagaTGGAAAAAAGG GTGAAAAAAACTAAAGAGCTAGAGCCATTGCCATCATTCAGTATTGGACTAACTCAAATGGAAGAGGAGGGCAGGAATGAAGAGGCTAAAAGTTCAGATGTGGAAAATGAGGAAAATGCAAAGCAAAGACTGAGGCATAAGATGAGTATACCTAAGGTATATGATCTTATGAATTCAGTAAATGGCAAACAAAGAAAGGATGAGATCATTAACGTATTGAATGAAAGTGGCTTTGGGGGAATGGTTCATATCTGCAACTGGAACAGAGTCCATACTTTCTTTGTGGATTGGATGGTTAAAAACTTTGACAAAGAGAACATGTGGATAGCATTAAGCAAGACCGAGGTACTTCCATTGAAAGAGGAAGATGTACATCGGGTCTATGAGCTTCCAATGGTGGGGAAGCAGATTAACCTTGATCTCTGCTCTGTGGAAGCAATTAAGAGATTGAGGATAGAATTAGGGCTGAATGGAAATTATTCTGCTTCTGTAAGGGTGACTAATTTGGAGAGAATATTGAAGACTCAAGAGAATCCAAAAGCTTGGGTGAAGGGTGCAATATGTTTTATCATTCACAAAATTAGGTGTATggaatactga